In Acanthopagrus latus isolate v.2019 chromosome 17, fAcaLat1.1, whole genome shotgun sequence, the following are encoded in one genomic region:
- the tpbgb gene encoding trophoblast glycoprotein b, whose product MRLLSTSCGCDRGEIRGRGGRTSRMMRLLFLLAVALACHGCPDKCFCDSQTVKCLNQDLDEVPQSIPANTTVLFVTGNNISRISVDSFPTRLEQLTDLYLSGNELESVDAKVFDNLPNLVRLDLSSNKFQTFSEEAFPHDYPLQILNLSRSFHNHSIVDVVLSFLQKGNLRRLKVLDLSNNDLVVLPDDVLAGLPSLLNLSLQNSSIISIENGTLKVPLLRDLDLRDNSLKDLPPATLAEFSLKPALRIQLAGNPWRCDCFIEDMLPWLKNSTQVVDVQNLTCSEPEGLRRQPLIQVERSQLKCASGLESVLETSYVFLGLVLALIGVIFLLVLYLNRKGIKRWMYNIRDACRDHMEGYHYRYEINSDPRLANLSINSDV is encoded by the coding sequence ATGCGCCTGTTGAGCACGTCGTGCGGATGTGACCGGGGAGAAATccgagggagaggaggacgcACGTCTCGGATGATGCGTTTGCTGTTCCTCCTCGCGGTCGCGCTGGCCTGCCACGGCTGTCCGGACAAATGCTTCTGCGACTCACAAACTGTGAAATGCCTAAACCAGGACTTGGACGAGGTTCCGCAGTCCATACCGGCCAACACCACAGTCTTGTTTGTCACAGGAAACAACATTTCCCGTATTAGTGTGGATTCTTTCCCAACCCGCCTGGAACAGTTAACAGATCTCTATCTCAGCGGGAACGAGCTGGAGTCTGTGGATGCAAAGGTATTTGACAACTTGCCAAACCTTGTGCGGCTGGACTTGAGCAGCAACAAATTCCAGACTTTCAGTGAAGAGGCTTTCCCCCATGATTACCCGCTGCAGATCCTGAACCTCAGTCGGTCTTTTCACAATCATTCCATCGTGGACGTGGTCTTGAGCTTCCTGCAGAAGGGAAACCTGCGCCGGCTCAAAGTCCTCGACCTGTCCAACAACGACCTTGTGGTTCTTCCGGATGACGTACTCGCCGGCCTCCCCAGCCTGCTCAACCTCAGCCTGCAGAACAGCTCCATCATCTCCATCGAGAACGGGACGCTGAAGGTGCCGCTGCTGCGTGACCTTGACCTGAGGGACAACAGCCTGAAGGACCTGCCCCCCGCCACCCTGGCAGAGTTCAGCCTCAAGCCTGCCCTCCGGATCCAGCTGGCGGGGAACCCCTGGCGCTGCGACTGCTTCATCGAGGACATGCTGCCGTGGCTGAAAAACTCCACTCAGGTCGTCGACGTGCAGAACCTGACCTGCTCAGAGCCCGAGGGCCTGAGACGCCAGCCGCTCATACAGGTCGAGCGGTCGCAGCTGAAGTGTGCCAGCGGCCTGGAGAGCGTTCTGGAGACATCTTACGTGTTCCTGGGGCTGGTGCTGGCGCTGATCGGCGTCATTTTCCTGCTGGTGCTCTATCTGAACAGAAAAGGCATCAAGCGTTGGATGTACAACATCCGGGACGCTTGTAGGGACCACATGGAGGGGTACCACTACAGGTACGAGATTAACTCGGACCCCCGTTTGGCCAACCTGAGCATCAATTCAGATGTGTGA
- the ibtk gene encoding inhibitor of Bruton tyrosine kinase gives MSLASPGCTPKCRSSEHADQVVAALTRGSEGKLRAFLNSHCYNAATVRDEFGRNALHMAASLGKKAILEWLLESKSADLMVKDKESGWTALHRSAFYGQIHCLISLVKHAGLLSTQDREGLSVLDITMKDRPSHVVFKNTDPTEVYTWGNNTNFSLGHGNQESRQHPELVDVFARTGVYIKQVVLCKFHSVFLSQKGQVFTCGHGQGGRLGHGDEQTYLVPRMVEGLMSHHCSQVAAAKDHTVVLTEEGYVYTFGLNTFHQLGLAPPPAAAHVPKQVFSKTLKGRTVIGVAAGRFHTVLWTREAVYTMGLNGGQLGYLLDPNGEKCVTAPRQVSALHHKDVTIAMVAASDGATVVVTEKGDVYLLADYQCKKMASRQLNIKKVLVSGGSLDHRVVPQILNEGGGEKVAILALDEAGRVFCWRSCGSSVRQCRWAYGRQVFMSDIALSKNDMMFVTQEGEGFSGVWAGEYKKYGEKKEVSVEVCGPSDAGTVYERIRLEKLPYVHRAVSVTMDSKGRNFGVLQSDPKTSLYEIPVISPSSFTQHFRRLLDEADEMDSIHDVTLQAGDRTFPAHKYILSMRSEFFRKQFMSEHCGDDEELDAEVRKSEDAVGCDLIILEKIPADMLEYALHFIYTDSCELLEHGARPRVSGALTGQNQDSEQERLISSLQDLGLRGRSALEVYRSLPPAARGDGDKAKSKCAKPGKKGKGGKGDKAGANDGGANPVKTLQGVAKKLGLGSLSARLDGVKYENGKINVVNKKTGNKPKFYQKKCSYLCDVTLKSEDGKEFPCHKCVLCARLEYFNSMLGNPWIEATSCTALELPTSSEILQVILEYIYTDESPTIKESLNVEFVCNVLVVADQLLITRLKEMCEVVITENLTLKNAAELLEFAAMYNAEQLKLSCLQFIVLNMAALLESKALDILSDEVLVELSAAYKRMIPAMEKRVITPYPGAPDLSVYDDEDLDSAFSPKPEAELDHSCREILLKKAKMKAKKKPRRRSDSSGGYTLSDIIQSPPAAVVSLPLVKSGKANSTESLQELLTSDSEGSYMGVGSPRDIQSPIFHDRAEDEKAFSQRLKTPPSTPTSLRDCLPTPPNSAPQTISKVLPCPAHPPPVLDLRTIMDMEANSVQTPRATPKSPGSVNTSIKHSPVPAKLSQKQRKMLAMANKEGSVESSASKPTPTGTPSKTSGKAWATAVQSPPSSCSFRALLEEEENRLSGVAQTGVQRGQIAQGSPITATPVTRRVTFKCAESSEPERPTGPWVLGAVGSPPLSSSLVTFASIVEEEKQQEAALIRSREKPLALIQIEERAIQDLLIHYKARDNPDELIVVERSSRGPMAAPTWNKH, from the exons ATGAGTTTGGCATCACCGGGCTGTACCCCCAAATGCCGCTCATCTGAGCATGCAGACCAGGTGGTAGCAGCACTGACGCGTGGCTCTGAGGGGAAGCTGCGGGCGTTTTTGAATTCACACTGCTACAATGCGGCTACCGTGCGGGATGAGTTTGGTCGCAATGCCCTACACATGGCAGCTTCCCTCGGAAAGAAGGCCATACTGGAGTGGCTTCTGGAGAGTAAGAGTGCTGACCTTATGGTGAAGGATAAGGAGTCGGGCTGGACAGCTCTGCATCGTAGCGCGTTCTATGGACAGATCCACTGTCTCATATCGCTGGTCAAG CATGCCGGACTCCTTTCCACCCAGGACAGGGAGGGTCTCTCCGTCCTGGACATTACAATGAAGGACCGACCATCTCATGTTGTGTTCAAAAACACAG ACCCAACAGAAGTGTACACTTGGGGAAACAACACTAATTTCAGTCTTGGGCATGGTAATCAGGAGAGCCGACAACACCCCGAGCTCGTGGATGTGTTTGCCAGGACTGGAGTTTACATCAAGCAG GTGGTCCTGTGTAAGTTCCATTCCGTGTTCTTATCTCAGAAAGGCCAGGTGTTCACCTGTGGACATGGACAAGGAGGACGACTTGGCCACGGAGATGAACAAACTTATCTG GTGCCTCGGATGGTGGAGGGTCTCATGTCCCACCACTGCTCCCAGGTGGCGGCAGCTAAAGACCACACAGTGGTGCTGACAGAAGAAGGCTACGTTTACACTTTTGGCCTCAACACCTTTCACCAGCTCGGTCTGGCTCCTCCTCCCGCTGCAGCACATGTCCCTAAACAG GTTTTCTCCAAGACGCTGAAAGGCAGGACGGTGATCGGAGTTGCTGCTGGAAGGTTCCACACAGTGCTTTGGACCAGGGAGGCCGTCTACACAATGGGACTCAATGGAGGCCAGCTGG GTTACTTGCTGGATCCGAATGGAGAGAAGTGCGTGACAGCCCCTCGACAGGTGTCGGCCCTGCACCACAAAGATGTTACCATAGCTATGGTTGCAGCTAGTGATGGAGCAACAGTAGTTGTGACAGAGAAGGGGGACGTCTACTTGTTGGCTGACTACCAGTGCAAGAAAATGGCTTCAAG GCAGCTGAACATCAAGAAGGTTCTGGTCAGTGGTGGTAGTCTGGACCACCGTGTGGTTCCACAGATCCTaaatgagggaggaggagaaaaggtgGCGATCCTGGCATTGGATGAGGCTGGGAGG gtgtTTTGCTGGCGCTCCTGCGGCAGCTCAGTGAGACAGTGCCGGTGGGCGTATGGGCGTCAGGTTTTCATGTCGGACATAGCTCTCAGCAAGAACGACATGATGTTTGTGACTCAGGAGGGGGAGGGCTTCAGTGGCGTGTGGGCTGGAGAATATAAGAAGTATGGGGAAAAGAAAG AGGTCAGTGTGGAGGTTTGTGGCCCTTCGGATGCGGGGACAGTGTACGAGCGAATCCGCCTGGAGAAACTCCCCTATGTCCACAGAGCTGTCAGCGTCACCATGGACTCTAAAGGCAGAAACTTTGGAGTGCTTCAGTCTGACCCCAAAACAAG CTTGTATGAGATTCCCGTCATCTCTCCATCGTCCTTCACCCAACACTTCCGACGCCTCCTGGACGAGGCAGACGAAATGGACAGCATCCACGATGTGACACTGCAGGCCGGTGATCGCACCTTCCCGGCCCACAAGTACATCCTGTCCATGAGGTCAGAGTTCTTCCGAAAGCAGTTCATGTCTGAGCATTGCGGGGACGATGAGGAGCTTGATGCAGAAGTGAGGAAGAGCGAAGATGCCGTGGGCTGtgatttaatcattttggaGAAGATCCCAGCAGACATGTTGGAATATGCCCTCCACTTCATCTACACAGACTCCTGTGAGCTGCTGGAGCACGGTGCCCGGCCAAGAGTGTCGGGGGCATTGACGGGACAAAACCAG GActcagagcaggagaggcttatcagcagcctgcaggactTGGGTCTGAGAGGTCGTTCAGCCCTGGAGGTATACCGCTCCCTTCCCCCTGCAGCCAGAGGAGATGGTGACAAGGCCAAGAGCAAGTGTGCCAAGCCTGGCAAGAAGGGGAAAGGAGGCAAAGGTGACAAAGCTGGGGCTAACGATGGAGGAGCCAACCCTGTGAAAACCTTACAGGGTGTTGCGAAAAAGCTGGGCCTGGGAAGCCTATCTGCACG ACTGGACGGAGTCAAATATGAAAATGGAAAGATCAATGTTGTGAACAAGAAAACTGGCAACAAACCCAAATTCTACCAGAAAAAATG CTCCTATCTTTGTGATGTGACTCTGAAATCTGAAGATGGCAAAGAGTTTCCATGTCACAAATGTGTCCTCTGTGCAAGACTCG AGTACTTTAATAGTATGCTTGGAAACCCCTGGATTGAG GCCACATCATGCACTGCACTGGAGCTGCCCACTAGTTCTGAGATCCTGCAGGTCATCCTCGAGTATATTTACACAGATGAATCTCCTACTATTAAAG AGTCTCTGAACGTGGAGTTTGTCTGCAATGTATTGGTTGTGGCCGACCAACTGCTGATCACACGCCTGAAGGAAATGTGCGAGGTCGTCATCACTGAGaact TGACTCTTAAGaatgctgcagagctgctggagtTTGCTGCCATGTACAACGCAGAGCAGCTGAAACTTTCCTGTCTCCAGTTTATCGTGCTCAACATGGCTGCCCTGCTGGAGTCAAA AGCGCTGGATATTCTTAGCGATGAAGTGCTAGTGGAGCTCTCTGCAGCCTACAAGAGGATG atccCAGCAATGGAAAAGAGGGTGATCACACCGTATCCTGGCGCCCCAGACCTTAGTGTGTATGACGATGAGGATTTGGACTCTGCGTTCAGCCCCAAACCAGAAGCAGAACTGGATCACTCCTGCAG GGAAATCCTGTTAAAGAAGGCCAAGATGAAGGCTAAAAAGAAACCAAGGCGACGCTCTGACAGCTCAGGGGGCTACACTCTCTCTGATATCATTCAAAGCCCCCCTGCTGCAG TGGTCTCACTGCCCCTGGTGAAGTCGGGCAAAGCAAACTCTACAGAGTccctgcaggagctgctcaCATCTGATTCAGAAGGCAGCTACATGGGGGTGGGCAGTCCCAGAGACATACAATCCCCCATCTTTCATGACAGAGCTGAG GATGAAAAGGCCTTCAGTCAGAGGCTAAAGACCCCACCCAGCACCCCGACCTCCCTGAGGGACTGCCTCCCAACTCCCCCCAACTCTGCTCCACAAACCATCTCCAAGGTTCTTCCCTG TCCTGCCCATCCTCCTCCAGTCTTGGATCTTAGAACCATCATGGACATGGAGGCCAACTCTGTGCAGACCCCCAGAGCGACTCCTAAAAGCCCTGGAAG TGTCAACACCAGCATTAAGCACTCCCCTGTTCCTGCTAAACTGTCccagaagcagaggaagatgTTGGCCATGGCCAATAAGGAGGGCAGTGTGGAGTCCAGTGCATCCAAACCAACCCCCACAGGCACCCCATCCAAAACCAGTGGGAAGGCTTG ggcaACAGCAGTCCAGTCCCCGCCCTCCTCTTGCTCATTCCGggctctgctggaggaggaggagaaccgCTTGAGTGGAGTGGCACAAACGGGAGTCCAGAGGGGCCAAATCGCCCAGGGGTCCCCTATCACTGCTACACCTGTGACCCGGAGGGTCACGTTCAAGTGTGCTGAAAGCAGCGAGCCGGAGAGACCCACCGG